A window of Negativicutes bacterium contains these coding sequences:
- a CDS encoding histidinol-phosphatase HisJ family protein — protein MIEKKKVRSDIVLNYYADFHLHSSVSLDSKASMAEQIEKAIELGLEEICFTEHLDFDERERSRTKNLNNGPRSGFIDETDYQQQIAAARRQFDRRIKIGYGVEAGQGHHAPQQAQALIEARPYDFVLASIHLMHESGMIISVPWQAGLSEAETYPAYFDDLILLSGMDFFDVVAHCDIIKRFGTEKFGSFQAQKYEEQIRSALANLIRQGKGIEINTSGLRQPCRETMPNLMLLQWYREMGGEILTVGSDAHAPASLAFGLEQGYALARAAGFRYFTTFHQRQPYFHLL, from the coding sequence ATGATTGAGAAGAAGAAAGTAAGAAGTGATATTGTTTTGAATTATTACGCGGATTTTCACCTGCATTCCAGCGTTTCCCTGGACAGCAAAGCAAGTATGGCGGAGCAGATCGAGAAAGCAATTGAGCTGGGTTTGGAGGAAATCTGCTTTACCGAACATTTGGATTTTGATGAAAGAGAACGCAGCCGGACCAAAAATCTGAACAACGGACCGCGCTCCGGATTTATCGATGAGACGGATTATCAGCAACAAATTGCCGCAGCACGCCGGCAATTTGACCGGCGAATCAAAATCGGTTATGGTGTGGAGGCGGGGCAAGGCCATCATGCGCCGCAGCAAGCCCAGGCGCTGATCGAGGCACGGCCCTATGATTTTGTGCTGGCTTCCATTCATTTGATGCATGAGAGCGGTATGATTATCAGTGTGCCGTGGCAGGCCGGTTTGAGCGAAGCGGAAACCTACCCGGCTTATTTCGATGATTTGATTCTGCTCTCCGGTATGGATTTTTTTGATGTTGTGGCGCATTGTGACATCATTAAACGGTTTGGCACGGAGAAATTCGGTTCCTTTCAGGCGCAAAAATACGAAGAACAAATCAGATCTGCCCTGGCAAATCTGATTCGCCAGGGCAAAGGGATTGAGATTAATACCTCCGGTCTGCGGCAGCCCTGCCGGGAAACGATGCCGAATCTCATGTTATTGCAATGGTACCGCGAAATGGGAGGTGAAATTTTGACAGTGGGCTCGGATGCGCATGCCCCGGCTAGTTTAGCTTTTGGTTTAGAGCAAGGCTACGCCCTGGCGCGCGCGGCGGGTTTCCGATACTTCACTACCTTTCATCAGCGTCAACCGTATTTTCACCTGCTTTAA
- a CDS encoding YkgJ family cysteine cluster protein, protein MLTLEMSYESGEAQLVLRALSQTATVADLLRAMQLATDDADLLKPRLQTRYGVCAGCRANCCHHYDVTPDYLSVRRLADRQQLDVTAFARKWLDLSENLAFPQWKKHPCPFLKDELCTIYQERALICRLYLCTPMGDSLEKLRCAVSLMGEGALRLMLVRAEIAPKAWGYRALADDLKLRLRQGNLTRAHYEDEMEQLHLMTERNPFLWAADYSEIRLADCCTDDFWALLPVQASDAESGFDD, encoded by the coding sequence ATGCTGACTTTGGAAATGTCGTATGAAAGCGGCGAAGCCCAACTGGTCCTGCGTGCACTGAGTCAGACAGCCACCGTAGCGGATCTACTGCGGGCGATGCAGCTGGCCACGGATGACGCCGATCTGCTCAAACCAAGGCTGCAGACACGTTATGGTGTTTGCGCCGGCTGCCGGGCGAATTGCTGCCATCATTATGATGTTACGCCGGACTATTTATCCGTCCGGCGTCTGGCTGACCGGCAGCAGCTCGACGTGACAGCTTTTGCGCGCAAATGGCTGGACCTGTCAGAAAATTTAGCTTTCCCGCAGTGGAAAAAGCATCCCTGTCCTTTTCTCAAAGACGAGCTCTGCACGATTTATCAGGAACGCGCCTTGATCTGCCGGCTCTATCTCTGCACTCCTATGGGAGACAGTTTGGAGAAACTCCGCTGCGCTGTTTCTCTGATGGGGGAAGGAGCCTTGCGCCTGATGTTGGTCCGCGCGGAAATAGCGCCGAAAGCCTGGGGTTATCGGGCTTTGGCGGACGACCTGAAACTGCGGCTGCGTCAGGGCAACCTGACCAGGGCGCATTATGAAGACGAAATGGAACAGCTCCATCTTATGACGGAGCGCAATCCCTTTTTGTGGGCGGCGGATTACAGTGAAATTCGCCTGGCCGATTGCTGCACGGATGACTTCTGGGCTCTACTGCCGGTGCAGGCATCCGATGCAGAGAGCGGTTTTGATGATTGA
- a CDS encoding pyridoxamine 5'-phosphate oxidase family protein, whose amino-acid sequence MKNETMAMRRSDRALSQDQAIGILEQGEFGNLAMAWQNEPYTIPVNYLFADGKIYIHSAKEGKKLLWLKQNPLVCFSVSRMLQLKKADTFCAYGAFFESVIVMGHCSLLEEHPQKEDRLMQLVLKHDPAVKLPAIDEKAADQVALLEITISSISGKASYPEK is encoded by the coding sequence ATGAAAAATGAGACAATGGCCATGCGCCGCAGTGACAGAGCACTGTCACAGGATCAGGCGATCGGGATTCTCGAACAGGGTGAGTTTGGCAATCTTGCCATGGCTTGGCAGAATGAGCCCTATACGATTCCGGTCAATTACCTTTTCGCTGATGGTAAAATCTATATTCATTCTGCCAAAGAAGGCAAGAAACTGCTCTGGTTAAAGCAAAATCCGCTGGTTTGTTTTTCCGTCAGCCGTATGCTGCAATTAAAGAAAGCCGATACTTTCTGCGCTTACGGTGCTTTTTTTGAGAGCGTGATAGTCATGGGTCATTGCAGCTTGCTGGAAGAGCATCCGCAGAAAGAAGATCGCCTGATGCAACTTGTCCTCAAGCATGATCCAGCGGTTAAATTGCCTGCGATCGACGAAAAAGCTGCCGATCAGGTTGCGCTCCTGGAAATTACGATCAGCAGCATCAGCGGCAAAGCGAGCTATCCGGAAAAATAG
- a CDS encoding ABC transporter substrate-binding protein translates to MKKRFASIVCLLLVAAILFGCNTTPKKEVPTSIRIGTSSDVIQLVPFLSTDANSSDVHQLIHDGLIAFKDNYEIIPALAETWETSTDGKVWTFHLRKGVVFHNGDPFTSADVKFTYEQILDPNTKSNAYKNYSIIEKIDTPDDSTVVFTLSNAFGPFLGRMSMGILDKKYITDNKYNTNNYNGYNQAPIGTGAWKMKEWVPETTLTLEANDTYWGTKPILKTVIFKPIPEASVRLIAFKNGEIDYIAGISPDDVAAVAAETNKYTVFSYPQLRFAYLAWNNQYQVFQDKALRQALTYATDKDTIISSVLNGYGVKANTTFAPNHSYYKEIKELYPYDPAKAIQTLEDAGYTKGTDGIYVSPTGIKASFETLVNASDETFTQIALLLQQSFKAIGVEMTIKTMEKSAMYAIMDDVILNGADNATYQSMVGSMGPEADPDQSRYLHSEGGLNDYRYKNAEVDAMLDAGKVETDPAKRAVIYDQLQAYLAEDLPMLFLYFPYANNALSNSFTGMNASPYGLLTNLKIVAPVK, encoded by the coding sequence ATGAAAAAACGGTTTGCATCTATTGTTTGTCTATTGCTGGTTGCTGCCATACTGTTCGGCTGTAACACCACTCCGAAAAAAGAGGTTCCCACTTCGATTCGCATCGGCACCTCGTCTGATGTCATTCAACTGGTTCCTTTCCTTTCTACCGACGCCAATTCCAGCGACGTGCATCAGTTGATTCATGATGGTTTAATTGCTTTCAAAGACAATTATGAAATCATCCCCGCCCTGGCTGAAACCTGGGAAACCTCAACCGACGGCAAGGTCTGGACTTTCCATTTAAGGAAAGGCGTCGTGTTCCACAATGGCGATCCTTTCACTTCCGCTGATGTCAAATTCACTTACGAACAAATACTTGATCCGAATACCAAGTCCAATGCCTATAAGAATTACTCCATCATCGAAAAAATTGATACTCCCGATGATTCGACGGTCGTTTTCACACTCTCCAATGCTTTCGGACCTTTTCTGGGTCGGATGAGCATGGGGATTCTGGACAAGAAATACATTACCGATAACAAATACAACACCAACAACTACAATGGCTACAACCAGGCACCCATTGGCACCGGCGCCTGGAAGATGAAAGAATGGGTTCCTGAAACAACTCTGACACTGGAAGCCAATGATACCTACTGGGGTACGAAACCGATTTTGAAAACTGTCATCTTCAAACCGATACCGGAAGCTTCTGTCCGTCTGATCGCCTTTAAAAACGGCGAAATTGACTACATCGCCGGAATTTCTCCGGATGATGTGGCAGCGGTTGCGGCGGAAACCAATAAATACACGGTTTTCTCCTATCCTCAATTACGTTTTGCCTATCTTGCCTGGAACAACCAATATCAAGTCTTCCAGGATAAAGCACTCCGTCAGGCACTCACTTATGCTACCGATAAAGACACCATCATATCCAGCGTGCTGAACGGTTATGGTGTAAAAGCCAACACCACCTTTGCTCCCAATCACAGCTACTACAAAGAAATCAAAGAACTCTATCCGTATGATCCGGCCAAAGCCATTCAAACCCTGGAAGATGCCGGCTACACCAAAGGTACCGATGGTATTTATGTCAGCCCCACCGGTATCAAAGCTTCTTTTGAAACCTTAGTCAATGCCAGCGACGAAACCTTCACTCAAATCGCTCTCTTATTGCAGCAAAGCTTTAAAGCGATCGGCGTAGAAATGACGATCAAGACCATGGAAAAAAGCGCCATGTATGCGATTATGGACGATGTGATTTTAAACGGCGCCGATAACGCCACCTACCAATCGATGGTAGGCTCTATGGGTCCGGAAGCGGATCCCGATCAATCGCGTTATCTGCATTCCGAAGGCGGTCTCAACGATTATCGTTACAAAAATGCAGAGGTTGATGCTATGCTGGACGCCGGCAAAGTGGAAACCGACCCTGCGAAACGTGCGGTCATCTATGATCAACTGCAAGCCTATCTTGCCGAAGATCTGCCGATGCTCTTCTTATACTTCCCCTATGCCAATAATGCACTCAGCAATTCCTTCACCGGTATGAATGCTTCACCCTATGGTTTACTGACCAATTTAAAAATTGTTGCACCCGTGAAATAA
- a CDS encoding ABC transporter permease translates to MKKFILQRTLLALLTLFGITVIVFSLMHLAPGDPVSVIAGRETDAKIVAAIRKEWGFDQPIYLQYFTWLGKALQGDFGMSFVNRMDVTDLIASRLPYTLKLNLIASVLGLCIAFPVGILSAVRKYSVFDYIATFFALLNQSMPSFWLSLMMISVFTAKLGWLPSSGSDSWLNYIMPAFVLGTTWAAGLTRIIRSSMLEVLGEDYVRTARAKGLKERVVVYRHALRNAMIPIATSLAYWIAYLVTGSVIVEVIFALPGIGRLMISSLSNRDYFVVQAVILLTSSAVLIANLAVDILYCVIDPRIRYD, encoded by the coding sequence ATGAAGAAATTTATCTTGCAGCGTACATTATTGGCTCTTCTTACTTTGTTCGGCATCACTGTGATCGTCTTCTCTTTGATGCATCTGGCGCCGGGGGATCCGGTTTCTGTGATCGCCGGCCGCGAAACGGATGCTAAAATTGTCGCCGCAATTCGGAAAGAATGGGGGTTTGATCAACCAATCTACCTCCAATATTTTACCTGGCTGGGGAAAGCCCTGCAGGGTGATTTTGGTATGTCGTTTGTCAATCGTATGGACGTCACCGACTTAATTGCTTCACGGCTGCCGTATACGTTGAAATTGAATCTGATTGCTTCTGTCTTGGGTTTGTGTATTGCCTTTCCGGTTGGTATACTCTCCGCGGTCAGAAAATACTCTGTCTTTGATTATATTGCGACCTTTTTCGCTTTGCTTAATCAGAGTATGCCGTCATTTTGGTTATCGCTGATGATGATTTCCGTTTTTACCGCAAAACTCGGCTGGCTGCCTTCCTCCGGCAGCGATTCATGGCTGAATTATATCATGCCCGCCTTTGTTCTGGGCACCACCTGGGCTGCCGGCTTAACCAGAATTATCCGCAGTTCCATGCTGGAAGTTCTGGGAGAAGATTATGTGCGAACTGCCCGGGCCAAAGGTTTAAAAGAAAGAGTCGTCGTTTATCGCCATGCCCTGCGTAACGCCATGATTCCGATTGCGACTTCTCTCGCTTATTGGATCGCTTACCTTGTCACCGGTTCCGTCATCGTAGAGGTCATCTTTGCTCTGCCCGGCATTGGCCGTCTGATGATCAGCTCTCTCTCCAATCGCGACTATTTTGTCGTGCAAGCGGTGATTCTGCTCACGTCGAGCGCTGTCTTGATCGCCAACCTGGCAGTGGACATTCTCTATTGTGTTATTGATCCGCGTATTCGTTACGACTAA
- a CDS encoding ABC transporter permease gives MMKKQTIPLEQNPEKLEMELITDADAGSGLKGVWTRFRKHKLAVVSLFMIATLLLIALFAPILSPYDPNAVDPINRLAGPGAAHLLGQDQLGRDILSRIIWGSRVSLSIGFLAGSISLVVGVVLGALAGFYGGWVDNVIMRIAEIFVTIPQFLLVIAVVAALGPSMNNLLIVIGLTSWNSYARQVRAKVMQIKQLDYTEAARALGCDDQRIIFKHILPNAVVPIIVTATLNIASVILLESSLTFLGFGAQPPQSTWGSILNEGRAYILNAPHICTYPGIAIMITVLSFNLMGDGLRDALDPKMKI, from the coding sequence ATGATGAAAAAACAAACCATACCATTGGAGCAGAATCCGGAAAAACTGGAAATGGAGCTGATCACGGATGCCGATGCCGGCAGCGGATTAAAAGGGGTCTGGACGCGATTCCGTAAGCATAAACTGGCTGTGGTCAGCTTATTTATGATCGCCACCCTGCTGCTGATTGCGTTGTTTGCTCCGATTTTATCTCCTTATGATCCGAATGCGGTAGATCCAATCAACCGCCTGGCTGGACCAGGTGCGGCGCATCTTTTAGGTCAGGATCAGTTGGGGCGCGATATCCTGAGCCGAATTATCTGGGGTTCGCGCGTATCCTTAAGCATCGGTTTCCTTGCCGGTTCGATTTCGCTGGTAGTCGGGGTTGTTCTGGGTGCCTTGGCGGGCTTCTATGGCGGTTGGGTTGATAATGTAATCATGCGGATCGCTGAGATTTTTGTGACGATTCCGCAGTTTTTACTGGTCATCGCAGTGGTAGCCGCTTTGGGTCCGAGCATGAATAATCTCTTGATCGTCATTGGACTGACTTCCTGGAACAGTTATGCCCGCCAGGTACGGGCGAAAGTCATGCAAATCAAGCAACTGGATTATACCGAGGCCGCCCGGGCTTTGGGGTGTGACGATCAACGGATCATCTTCAAGCATATCCTGCCCAATGCTGTCGTACCGATCATCGTTACGGCCACCTTGAATATCGCCAGCGTCATTCTCCTGGAATCCAGTCTGACTTTTCTGGGTTTTGGCGCTCAGCCGCCGCAGTCCACTTGGGGTTCCATTCTGAATGAAGGCAGAGCCTACATTCTCAATGCGCCGCATATCTGCACTTATCCCGGCATTGCCATTATGATTACGGTGCTGTCTTTCAATCTGATGGGAGACGGGCTACGTGATGCTTTGGATCCGAAAATGAAAATCTAG
- a CDS encoding D-serine ammonia-lyase, which yields MQIANNPLLRRLAAAEEVFWLNPNLQETESPLASADGVEDARQRLQRFAAYFIKAFPETAAGGGLIESELLPLPRLTDSLRSESPIVLSGRFFLKGDHTLPISGSVKARGGIYEILVLAERIAMEKGMLQADQDYSILAEPQFQRLFSQYAVAVGSTGNLGLAIGIISAKLGFQVTVHMSADARQWKKDLLRAKGARVVEYDGDFMLAVREGRRQAALDPSCHFVDDENSFTLFYGYSVAGKRTAAQLLAAGVCVDAEHPLFVYLPCGVGGSPGGIAYGLKQEFGSHVHCIFAEPVQSPCMLLGVATGLHDEICVQDIGLSGKTAMDGLAVGRPSKLIGRIIGHRLDGIYTLQDAKAYPMLTRLYDTEGIALEPSACAGLFGYQLTQSDAAYRKRFSEQQWRNATHLAWATGGGMVPAAEMAAYIAKGRL from the coding sequence ATGCAAATTGCGAATAACCCGTTGCTGCGGCGTTTGGCTGCGGCAGAGGAGGTTTTTTGGTTGAATCCGAATTTGCAGGAAACAGAATCCCCTCTGGCCAGCGCAGACGGGGTGGAAGACGCCAGGCAGCGTTTGCAGCGTTTTGCCGCTTATTTTATAAAGGCCTTTCCGGAAACGGCAGCCGGCGGAGGGTTGATCGAATCCGAATTGCTGCCACTGCCCCGCTTGACGGATTCTCTGCGCAGCGAATCTCCTATTGTACTGAGCGGCCGTTTTTTTCTGAAAGGCGATCATACATTGCCTATTTCCGGCTCCGTGAAGGCACGCGGTGGAATTTACGAAATATTAGTCCTGGCTGAGAGGATAGCCATGGAAAAAGGCATGCTGCAGGCGGATCAAGACTACAGTATTTTGGCAGAACCACAATTTCAGCGGCTGTTTTCGCAATATGCGGTGGCCGTAGGTTCGACCGGTAACTTAGGCTTAGCGATTGGCATCATCAGTGCGAAGCTTGGTTTTCAAGTGACAGTGCATATGTCTGCCGATGCGCGTCAGTGGAAAAAGGATTTGCTGCGCGCCAAAGGTGCGCGTGTGGTGGAGTATGACGGTGATTTTATGCTGGCGGTGCGGGAAGGGCGCCGGCAGGCAGCCCTGGACCCTTCCTGCCATTTCGTTGATGATGAAAATTCCTTTACGCTTTTTTATGGTTACAGCGTGGCGGGAAAGCGAACGGCAGCCCAGTTGCTGGCGGCGGGAGTCTGTGTGGATGCGGAACATCCTCTCTTTGTTTACTTGCCCTGCGGCGTCGGCGGCAGTCCCGGTGGGATTGCCTACGGTCTGAAGCAAGAATTTGGCAGTCATGTGCATTGCATTTTTGCCGAGCCGGTGCAGTCACCTTGCATGCTTTTGGGCGTGGCGACCGGGCTGCATGATGAAATCTGCGTGCAGGACATCGGTTTGTCCGGCAAAACGGCGATGGACGGTCTGGCGGTTGGACGGCCGTCCAAATTGATCGGCCGCATCATCGGTCACCGTCTGGACGGTATTTATACCCTGCAGGATGCCAAAGCATATCCCATGCTGACCCGGCTGTATGATACGGAAGGGATCGCTTTGGAACCTTCCGCCTGCGCCGGTTTGTTCGGCTATCAACTGACGCAAAGCGATGCGGCTTATCGGAAGCGGTTCAGCGAACAGCAATGGCGCAATGCGACTCATCTTGCTTGGGCAACCGGCGGCGGCATGGTCCCAGCGGCAGAAATGGCGGCTTACATCGCAAAAGGACGTCTGTGA
- a CDS encoding PqqD family protein — MKIKKGFLLRPYAGQSVVVAVEEAAEQFNGLIQLNESAAFLWRYLERGSSQAQLLEALLAEYEVDANTARQSIADLLCTLRAADLLEGE, encoded by the coding sequence ATGAAAATCAAAAAAGGATTCCTGTTAAGGCCTTATGCCGGACAGTCCGTCGTCGTCGCCGTCGAAGAGGCAGCGGAGCAATTCAACGGTTTGATCCAGTTAAATGAAAGCGCAGCTTTTCTCTGGCGTTATTTGGAGCGGGGCAGCAGCCAAGCTCAGCTGCTGGAAGCGCTGCTGGCGGAATACGAAGTGGATGCAAACACGGCACGGCAGAGCATAGCTGATCTGCTATGCACATTAAGAGCGGCGGATTTGCTGGAAGGAGAATAG
- a CDS encoding dipeptidase, whose amino-acid sequence MKIIDMHCDTLGGAYRKPDEFNLFANDLNIDFQKMQKGDYMAQFFAMFLPPRAQAKERGHELPPDDVMIDTMQAALLREIGKHSDLIGFARNAADLQANNKAGKMSAFLTIEDGRPVEGSFERLQHYYDLGVRLISFTWNYANCFGFPNSLDAAVMNKGLTAFGCEAVEWMNDKGMLVDVSHLSDGGFFDVARLSKKPFVASHSNCRALSGHQRNLTDEMIPLLAKSGGVAGINFCSNFLSADISSKDSLVSDMVRHIRHFVQLGGIECVGLGSDFDGITSNLEVKDASRMQIIFDALSKAGFSEAQIEKIAYGNVLRVIKEVVR is encoded by the coding sequence GACACTTTAGGCGGCGCTTACCGCAAACCGGATGAATTCAATCTTTTTGCCAACGACTTGAATATTGATTTTCAAAAAATGCAGAAAGGCGATTATATGGCGCAGTTTTTCGCCATGTTCCTGCCGCCTCGCGCGCAGGCAAAAGAGAGAGGTCACGAGCTGCCGCCGGATGATGTGATGATCGATACGATGCAGGCTGCCTTGCTGCGGGAAATCGGCAAACACAGCGATCTGATCGGCTTCGCCCGCAATGCGGCCGACTTGCAGGCCAACAACAAAGCAGGCAAAATGTCAGCCTTTTTAACCATCGAAGACGGCCGGCCGGTAGAAGGAAGCTTTGAACGGCTGCAGCATTATTATGATTTGGGCGTCCGGCTGATTTCCTTCACCTGGAATTACGCCAACTGTTTTGGCTTTCCCAATTCTTTGGATGCTGCTGTGATGAACAAAGGCTTAACAGCCTTTGGCTGCGAAGCTGTGGAGTGGATGAATGACAAAGGCATGCTGGTCGATGTCTCTCACCTTTCTGACGGTGGGTTTTTTGATGTTGCCCGTCTCAGCAAGAAGCCATTTGTGGCGTCACATTCCAATTGCCGCGCCTTATCCGGCCATCAGCGCAACCTAACGGATGAAATGATCCCCCTGCTTGCGAAGAGCGGCGGCGTTGCCGGGATCAACTTCTGTTCCAATTTTCTGAGTGCGGATATCAGCAGCAAAGACAGCCTGGTATCGGATATGGTACGTCATATCCGGCATTTTGTGCAGCTGGGCGGCATTGAATGTGTGGGTTTGGGTTCCGATTTTGACGGTATCACCAGCAACCTGGAAGTGAAGGATGCTTCCCGGATGCAGATAATTTTTGACGCGCTCAGCAAAGCAGGCTTCAGCGAAGCGCAGATTGAAAAGATCGCCTATGGCAATGTGCTGCGCGTCATCAAAGAAGTTGTAAGATAG